The Dehalococcoidia bacterium genomic sequence TATAAGCATGCCCGGCCTGAGCGGGCAAGCTGTGGCTAAAACCGTTAAGAAACAGCATCCGGAAATAAAGATACTGGTAGTCTCCATGCATGAGGATGAAAGCTATCTGCGAGAGATGTTGCAGGCCGGCGTTGACGGTTACATTCCTAAAAAAGCCGCCGACGTGGAACTATTGGCGGCTATTCGCAACACATACCGGGGAGAGCATTTTATACATTCGTCGATGACATCCGATTTGTTTCCCACATTTAAGCCTCAGAAAGGCGCACAGGATGCGGTAAAAAGCTTGAGTCAGAGAGAGCGCGAGGTGCTTTACCTGCTTGCGCTGGGACATACCAACCAGGAAATAGCCGGAAGATTGATGTTGAGCGTCAAAACCGTGGAAACCTACAAG encodes the following:
- a CDS encoding DNA-binding response regulator; this translates as MDKIRLVIADDHAVLRAGLKLLLNSEPDMEVLGEASNGLAAIQMCDELHPDILLLDISMPGLSGQAVAKTVKKQHPEIKILVVSMHEDESYLREMLQAGVDGYIPKKAADVELLAAIRNTYRGEHFIHSSMTSDLFPTFKPQKGAQDAVKSLSQREREVLYLLALGHTNQEIAGRLMLSVKTVETYKIRLKDKLNLQGRSELVRFALQNGILESMENPEK